A region of Gammaproteobacteria bacterium DNA encodes the following proteins:
- the hemW gene encoding radical SAM family heme chaperone HemW, translating to MSVLDKTLPLPPLSLYVHFPWCESKCPYCDFNSHALREALPEEDYCHALLHDLEAVSPYAQGRQLASVFFGGGTPSLFSAGVIAQVLDCADKQIGLQADVEITLEANPGSADVARFSDYHSAGVTRLSLGVQSFSDTQLLALGRIHNSLQALQAVDMAAEAGFVHVNIDLMHGLPEQNVDLAAQDIDTAIALEPNHLSLYQLTLEPNTQFAAQPPTLPDEGTCWKIRCLFEETAVSAGYEQYEVSAFARPGSHCSHNLNYWSFGDYLGIGAGAHGKVTSPNGIGRYAHEKHPRRYMAMVKASQSGSNMKFARDEEIAFEFVLNALRLKNGFRLVDFLQRTGLSSECILGTVEDAANQGLLSITNNRVKATDLGYRFLDDVIALFLPETN from the coding sequence ATGAGCGTCCTTGATAAAACACTGCCGTTACCACCGCTATCACTCTATGTGCATTTCCCCTGGTGCGAAAGCAAGTGTCCCTACTGTGATTTCAATTCACACGCTTTGCGCGAGGCCCTGCCTGAAGAAGATTACTGCCACGCATTGCTCCATGACCTGGAGGCGGTCTCGCCCTATGCGCAGGGCCGGCAGTTGGCTTCTGTTTTCTTTGGTGGCGGCACCCCCAGTCTGTTTTCAGCCGGTGTCATCGCGCAGGTGCTGGACTGCGCAGATAAACAGATCGGCCTGCAAGCCGATGTGGAGATCACCCTGGAGGCCAACCCGGGCTCAGCAGATGTCGCCCGCTTCAGTGATTACCACAGCGCCGGTGTGACTCGACTCTCGCTGGGTGTACAGAGTTTCAGCGACACACAGCTCCTCGCCTTGGGCAGGATACACAACAGCCTGCAGGCGCTGCAAGCTGTAGACATGGCAGCTGAGGCCGGCTTTGTCCATGTGAACATCGACCTCATGCATGGTCTGCCGGAACAGAACGTTGATCTTGCGGCCCAGGACATCGACACCGCGATCGCCTTAGAGCCGAACCACCTGTCTCTGTACCAGCTAACGCTCGAACCGAACACGCAGTTCGCAGCCCAACCACCGACGCTACCTGACGAGGGAACCTGCTGGAAAATCCGCTGTCTGTTCGAGGAAACAGCGGTCTCTGCAGGTTATGAACAGTATGAAGTGTCGGCGTTTGCACGCCCAGGCAGTCATTGCTCACACAACTTGAACTACTGGTCCTTCGGTGATTATCTGGGGATTGGTGCTGGTGCACATGGCAAGGTTACCAGTCCCAATGGGATCGGGCGTTACGCGCATGAGAAACACCCCCGTCGTTACATGGCAATGGTGAAAGCCAGTCAGTCAGGTAGCAACATGAAGTTCGCAAGAGACGAAGAAATCGCTTTTGAGTTTGTGCTGAACGCATTAAGGCTTAAGAACGGTTTCAGGCTGGTAGATTTTTTACAGCGCACGGGGCTGTCCTCGGAGTGCATTCTCGGTACCGTAGAAGACGCAGCAAACCAGGGGCTGTTGAGCATCACCAACAACCGCGTTAAGGCAACGGACCTGGGCTATCGTTTTCTCGATGATGTCATCGCGCTTTTTCTGCCCGAGACGAATTGA
- a CDS encoding RNA-binding S4 domain-containing protein, whose protein sequence is MDNRDGVRLDRWLWSARFFKTRQMAADAVRSGRVLLNDKRTKPAKSVRIGDQVRIRKAAFRYALQVTALSETRVGADIALTLYDESEQSIEVRDTLRTQLKLQHSGSHLTKGRPGKRERRQLNRLRDSQG, encoded by the coding sequence ATGGACAACAGGGATGGAGTTCGACTCGACCGGTGGCTGTGGTCTGCCCGTTTTTTTAAGACACGGCAGATGGCGGCAGACGCTGTTCGTTCGGGTCGCGTTTTGTTGAACGACAAACGCACTAAACCGGCCAAGTCCGTTCGCATCGGTGATCAGGTCAGAATCCGAAAGGCCGCTTTTCGTTATGCCCTCCAGGTCACTGCCCTGAGCGAAACGCGTGTGGGTGCGGATATCGCCCTCACCCTGTATGACGAGAGTGAACAGAGCATTGAGGTCAGAGACACCCTCAGAACACAGCTCAAACTCCAGCACTCAGGCTCGCATCTGACGAAGGGTCGTCCCGGCAAGCGTGAACGCCGCCAGCTGAACCGGCTGCGTGATTCACAAGGATGA
- a CDS encoding CoA pyrophosphatase, producing the protein MISTQTITRQLAQHQPELSDTGDSHAAVALILDSAASTDDPEIVFIERARVPGDPWSGHIAFPGGRCEPGDQQPLDTAVRETEEEIGVDLSSARLLGRLDDLTGRRSHHLVVSCFVFITNSVGPFCQNHEVADVFTLPISRLLETKRQTEVQYEAWQGQVFPAIRLTNHEEPIIWGLTYRFLENFFALLGHQLPPS; encoded by the coding sequence GTGATTTCCACGCAAACGATTACCCGTCAGTTGGCGCAACACCAACCTGAACTGTCCGATACGGGCGATAGCCACGCGGCTGTTGCATTGATACTGGATAGCGCGGCTTCCACCGACGATCCGGAAATTGTCTTCATCGAGCGTGCCCGAGTACCAGGTGATCCATGGTCAGGACACATCGCATTTCCTGGTGGACGATGTGAACCGGGCGATCAGCAGCCATTGGACACAGCTGTACGGGAAACTGAAGAAGAAATCGGCGTCGATCTATCCTCAGCCCGGCTTCTCGGCCGGCTCGACGATCTGACGGGCCGTCGGTCACATCACCTGGTGGTGTCCTGTTTCGTCTTTATCACGAACAGTGTTGGGCCGTTCTGTCAGAACCACGAAGTTGCTGATGTATTCACCCTGCCGATATCTCGACTGCTAGAGACAAAACGCCAGACCGAGGTGCAATACGAAGCTTGGCAGGGGCAGGTGTTCCCCGCAATTCGTTTGACTAACCATGAGGAGCCGATCATCTGGGGTCTGACCTACCGTTTTTTGGAGAACTTTTTTGCCTTGCTTGGCCATCAGTTGCCGCCGTCTTAA
- the rph gene encoding ribonuclease PH: protein MNRSNQRAADQMRPVCFDRGFTRHAEGSVLIAFGDTRVLCTASVDSTVPPFLRGRGRGWVTAEYGMLPRSTHTRTLREATRGRQSGRTLEIQRLIGRALRQAVDLDALGERTITVDCDVLQADGGTRTASITGGWVALVDALDGLVGAGALPETPLVAQVAAVSTGIVDGQVFLDLDYSEDSRADTDMNFVMDNEGRFIEIQGTAEAAPFTEDELRQLTVVAAKGISQLTDLQNAARRSE from the coding sequence ATGAACAGATCAAACCAACGAGCAGCGGACCAGATGCGGCCAGTTTGTTTCGACCGCGGCTTCACCCGACATGCAGAGGGCTCTGTACTGATTGCATTTGGTGATACACGGGTGTTGTGTACTGCCAGCGTGGACAGCACCGTACCCCCGTTTTTGCGCGGCCGCGGCCGTGGCTGGGTGACAGCAGAATATGGCATGCTGCCCCGCTCGACTCACACTCGCACGCTGCGCGAAGCGACTCGTGGTCGACAGAGCGGCCGGACCCTTGAAATACAACGCCTGATCGGTCGAGCTCTGCGCCAGGCAGTGGACCTCGATGCGCTGGGTGAACGAACCATTACCGTCGACTGCGACGTGTTGCAGGCTGACGGGGGCACACGTACCGCGTCGATTACGGGCGGCTGGGTGGCACTGGTCGATGCCCTCGACGGGCTGGTAGGAGCTGGTGCCCTGCCAGAGACGCCGCTCGTTGCCCAAGTGGCCGCAGTGTCTACCGGTATCGTTGATGGGCAGGTGTTTCTGGACCTCGATTACAGCGAGGACAGTCGAGCAGACACTGATATGAATTTTGTTATGGATAACGAAGGTCGCTTTATTGAGATCCAGGGTACCGCCGAGGCAGCTCCCTTTACGGAAGACGAACTCCGGCAACTGACTGTAGTTGCGGCTAAAGGCATCAGCCAACTTACCGACCTGCAAAACGCAGCACGACGATCAGAGTAG
- the rdgB gene encoding RdgB/HAM1 family non-canonical purine NTP pyrophosphatase, producing MNKQIVLASNNRGKLEELRALLNGTTIDCIPQSDHGVPEVAETGLSFVENAIIKARHASRFTHLPAIADDSGIEVDGLNGAPGIRSARYAGDSASEADNIAKLLLGLSIAETDSRQARFRCEIVFVRHELDASPVICSGTWAGRIAETPRGENGFGYDPIFLVGNGQKSAAELSAEEKNRISHRGQALAQLVERLKELGIGI from the coding sequence GTGAACAAGCAGATCGTGCTGGCATCGAACAATCGAGGCAAGCTCGAAGAGCTTCGTGCCCTATTGAATGGAACGACGATCGATTGTATTCCCCAAAGTGATCATGGTGTGCCCGAGGTGGCGGAGACCGGGCTCTCGTTTGTTGAAAATGCGATCATTAAGGCGCGCCATGCCAGCCGCTTCACTCACTTGCCGGCGATCGCCGATGATTCCGGAATTGAGGTGGACGGACTGAATGGTGCGCCGGGTATTCGTTCTGCCCGCTATGCCGGTGACAGCGCCTCTGAAGCTGACAACATTGCTAAACTGTTGCTCGGACTTTCCATTGCCGAGACCGACAGCCGGCAGGCCCGCTTTCGTTGTGAGATTGTGTTTGTGCGTCATGAATTGGATGCCTCGCCCGTGATCTGCAGCGGAACTTGGGCAGGTCGGATCGCTGAGACGCCGCGTGGTGAAAATGGCTTCGGCTATGACCCGATATTTCTGGTGGGTAATGGGCAGAAATCAGCAGCGGAGCTTTCTGCAGAAGAAAAAAATCGTATCAGCCATCGAGGCCAAGCTCTGGCCCAGCTGGTAGAGCGGCTGAAGGAGTTGGGTATAGGTATTTAA
- the gpmA gene encoding 2,3-diphosphoglycerate-dependent phosphoglycerate mutase encodes MKTLVVVRHGQSTWNLENRFTGWTDVDLSERGIEEARTAGSTLRDAGFRFDIAMTSYLKRSIRTLWLIQEILDQMYLPIRTDWRLNERHYGALQGLNKKETAEQHGNEQVLAWRRGYSVRPPALAADDASRPDADPRYVGISGLPDTESLADTLLRVTEWWDDTLVPLLKSDSRLLIVAHGNSLRAMVKFLDQMSEEEILEFNIPTGIPMVYEFEDNLSVIRRYYLADGDKLQAAVDEVRNQASKTES; translated from the coding sequence ATGAAGACACTGGTAGTGGTTCGCCACGGTCAGAGTACCTGGAACCTGGAAAATCGCTTCACCGGATGGACTGATGTCGATCTCTCCGAACGCGGTATCGAAGAAGCCAGAACAGCCGGTAGTACTTTGCGTGATGCTGGTTTTCGCTTCGACATTGCCATGACGTCGTATCTGAAACGCTCCATCCGAACACTGTGGCTGATTCAGGAGATACTAGATCAGATGTATTTGCCCATCCGGACAGATTGGCGACTCAACGAACGCCACTATGGTGCGCTGCAGGGACTCAACAAGAAAGAAACCGCTGAACAACATGGCAACGAACAGGTGCTTGCCTGGAGACGGGGCTATTCGGTGCGCCCCCCGGCACTGGCCGCAGATGACGCCAGCCGCCCAGATGCAGATCCACGCTATGTCGGCATCAGCGGTCTACCCGATACGGAATCTCTGGCAGATACGCTGCTGCGGGTCACCGAATGGTGGGACGACACACTGGTCCCGTTGTTGAAGAGTGACAGCAGACTGCTGATCGTTGCGCATGGCAACAGTCTGCGCGCAATGGTGAAATTTCTTGATCAGATGAGCGAAGAAGAAATACTGGAATTCAACATACCGACCGGTATTCCCATGGTCTACGAGTTTGAAGATAACCTGAGTGTGATTCGTCGTTACTATCTTGCCGATGGTGACAAACTACAGGCAGCCGTCGACGAAGTGCGCAATCAAGCCTCAAAGACGGAGAGCTAA